The following are from one region of the Juglans regia cultivar Chandler chromosome 10, Walnut 2.0, whole genome shotgun sequence genome:
- the LOC108986447 gene encoding probable mitochondrial-processing peptidase subunit beta, mitochondrial isoform X2: MAFKQLLSLSRRSHRAVASAFTQTVRSASTSPAIATPSSLPFSSPPPPDAMIYDRLAEAVKSKIKQLDNPDPRFLKYGSPHPAVADHTRILSAPETRVTTLPNGLRVATESNLAVGTATVGVWIDAGSRFETEETNGTAHFLEHMIFKGTEKRTARSLEEEIENMGGHLNAYTSREQTTYYARVMGKDVPRALDILADILQNSKFDENRISRERDVILREMEEVEGQTEEVIFDHLHATAFQYTPLGRTILGPAQNIRTITKDHLQNYIQTHYTAPRMVIAASGAVKHEDVVEQVKKLFTKLSSDPTTATQLVAKEPAAFTGSEVRIIDDDIPLAQFAVAFNGASWTDPDSIALMVMQAMLGSWNKSASGGKHMGSNLVQRIGINEIAESMMSFNTNYKDTGLFGVYAVAKPDDLDDLAYAIMNETTKLCCRVLEEDVIRARNQLKSSLLLHIDGTSPVAEDIGRQLLTYGRRIPFAELFARIDAVDASTVKRVANRFIWDQVRHCNCRNGAHPGFARLQQVQTQDLLEPLLVCV, encoded by the exons ATGGCATTCAAACAACTTCTATCCTTGTCTCGCCGATCCCACAGGGCGGTCGCGTCCGCCTTCACACAGACCGTCCGATCGGCGTCGACCTCCCCCGCAATCGCCACGCCTTCATCCCTGCCTTTCTCTTCCCCTCCTCCTCCTGACGCCATGATCTACGACCGACTTGCGGAGGCCGTTAAATCCAAGATCAAGCAGCTCGACAACCCCGACCCGCGTTTCCTCAAGTACGGTTCGCCTCATCCCGCCGTCGCGGACCATACTCGAATCCTCTCCGCCCCGGAGACTCGCGTGACCACCCTCCCCAATGGCCTCCGCGTCGCCACTGAGTCCAACCTCGCCGTAGGCACCGCCACCGTCGGAGTCTGGATCGACGCCGGGTCGAGGTTCGAGACCGAAGAGACCAACGGCACCGCGCATTTCCTGGAGCACATGATATTCAAGGGCACGGAGAAGAGGACGGCCAGGTCGTTGGAGGAGGAGATCGAGAACATGGGGGGACATCTGAACGCCTACACGTCTAGGGAGCAGACCACATACTATGCCAGGGTTATGGGGAAGGATGTGCCTAGGGCGCTCGATATCTTGGCTGATATCTTGCAGAACTCCAAGTTCGACGAGAACCGCATCAGCCGCGAGCGCGATGTGATTCTCCGGGAAATGGAGGAG GTTGAGGGACAAACTGAGGAAGTTATTTTTGACCATTTGCACGCAACTGCCTTCCAGTACACTCCATTGGGCCGAACTATTCTTGGACCTGCTCAGAATATTAGGACAATTACAAAAGATCATCTCCAGAACTACATACAAACGCACTACACGGCCCCCAGAATG GTCATTGCTGCTTCTGGAGCTGTGAAGCATGAGGATGTTGTTGAGCaagtaaaaaaattgttcaCAAAGTTGTCATCAGATCCAACCACAGCTACTCAGCTGGTTGCAAAAGAACCAGCAGCTTTTACGGGTTCTGAG GTTAGAATAATTGATGATGATATCCCTTTGGCACAATTTGCTGTTGCTTTTAATGGAGCATCTTGGACAGATCCAGATTCCATTGCTCTGATGGTCATGCAGGCTATGCTGGGTTCGTGGAATAAGAGTGCTAGTGGTGGAAAGCACATGGG TTCCAACTTGGTACAGAGGATTGGCATTAATGAAATTGCTGAAAGCATGATGTCTTTTAACACAAACTATAAAGACACTGGGTTATTTGGTGTTTATGCTGTTGCTAAG CCGGATGATTTAGACGATTTAGCATATGCAATAATGAATGAGACCACCAAGTTATGCTGCCGAGTTCTGGAAGAAGATGTTATTCGTGCGCGTAATCAG TTGAAATCTTCTCTGCTGCTTCACATAGATGGAACAAGTCCTGTAGCTGAAGATATTGGGCGCCAG CTACTTACATATGGACGAAGAATTCCATTCGCAGAGTTGTTTGCCAGAATTGATGCTGTTGATGCTAGCACTGTCAAACGCGTTGCAAACCGATTTATCTGGGACCAGGTAA GACATTGCAATTGCCGCAATGGGGCCCATCCGGGGTTTGCCCGACTACAACAAGTTCAGACGCAG
- the LOC108986447 gene encoding probable mitochondrial-processing peptidase subunit beta, mitochondrial isoform X1 — translation MAFKQLLSLSRRSHRAVASAFTQTVRSASTSPAIATPSSLPFSSPPPPDAMIYDRLAEAVKSKIKQLDNPDPRFLKYGSPHPAVADHTRILSAPETRVTTLPNGLRVATESNLAVGTATVGVWIDAGSRFETEETNGTAHFLEHMIFKGTEKRTARSLEEEIENMGGHLNAYTSREQTTYYARVMGKDVPRALDILADILQNSKFDENRISRERDVILREMEEVEGQTEEVIFDHLHATAFQYTPLGRTILGPAQNIRTITKDHLQNYIQTHYTAPRMVIAASGAVKHEDVVEQVKKLFTKLSSDPTTATQLVAKEPAAFTGSEVRIIDDDIPLAQFAVAFNGASWTDPDSIALMVMQAMLGSWNKSASGGKHMGSNLVQRIGINEIAESMMSFNTNYKDTGLFGVYAVAKPDDLDDLAYAIMNETTKLCCRVLEEDVIRARNQLKSSLLLHIDGTSPVAEDIGRQLLTYGRRIPFAELFARIDAVDASTVKRVANRFIWDQDIAIAAMGPIRGLPDYNKFRRRTYLNRY, via the exons ATGGCATTCAAACAACTTCTATCCTTGTCTCGCCGATCCCACAGGGCGGTCGCGTCCGCCTTCACACAGACCGTCCGATCGGCGTCGACCTCCCCCGCAATCGCCACGCCTTCATCCCTGCCTTTCTCTTCCCCTCCTCCTCCTGACGCCATGATCTACGACCGACTTGCGGAGGCCGTTAAATCCAAGATCAAGCAGCTCGACAACCCCGACCCGCGTTTCCTCAAGTACGGTTCGCCTCATCCCGCCGTCGCGGACCATACTCGAATCCTCTCCGCCCCGGAGACTCGCGTGACCACCCTCCCCAATGGCCTCCGCGTCGCCACTGAGTCCAACCTCGCCGTAGGCACCGCCACCGTCGGAGTCTGGATCGACGCCGGGTCGAGGTTCGAGACCGAAGAGACCAACGGCACCGCGCATTTCCTGGAGCACATGATATTCAAGGGCACGGAGAAGAGGACGGCCAGGTCGTTGGAGGAGGAGATCGAGAACATGGGGGGACATCTGAACGCCTACACGTCTAGGGAGCAGACCACATACTATGCCAGGGTTATGGGGAAGGATGTGCCTAGGGCGCTCGATATCTTGGCTGATATCTTGCAGAACTCCAAGTTCGACGAGAACCGCATCAGCCGCGAGCGCGATGTGATTCTCCGGGAAATGGAGGAG GTTGAGGGACAAACTGAGGAAGTTATTTTTGACCATTTGCACGCAACTGCCTTCCAGTACACTCCATTGGGCCGAACTATTCTTGGACCTGCTCAGAATATTAGGACAATTACAAAAGATCATCTCCAGAACTACATACAAACGCACTACACGGCCCCCAGAATG GTCATTGCTGCTTCTGGAGCTGTGAAGCATGAGGATGTTGTTGAGCaagtaaaaaaattgttcaCAAAGTTGTCATCAGATCCAACCACAGCTACTCAGCTGGTTGCAAAAGAACCAGCAGCTTTTACGGGTTCTGAG GTTAGAATAATTGATGATGATATCCCTTTGGCACAATTTGCTGTTGCTTTTAATGGAGCATCTTGGACAGATCCAGATTCCATTGCTCTGATGGTCATGCAGGCTATGCTGGGTTCGTGGAATAAGAGTGCTAGTGGTGGAAAGCACATGGG TTCCAACTTGGTACAGAGGATTGGCATTAATGAAATTGCTGAAAGCATGATGTCTTTTAACACAAACTATAAAGACACTGGGTTATTTGGTGTTTATGCTGTTGCTAAG CCGGATGATTTAGACGATTTAGCATATGCAATAATGAATGAGACCACCAAGTTATGCTGCCGAGTTCTGGAAGAAGATGTTATTCGTGCGCGTAATCAG TTGAAATCTTCTCTGCTGCTTCACATAGATGGAACAAGTCCTGTAGCTGAAGATATTGGGCGCCAG CTACTTACATATGGACGAAGAATTCCATTCGCAGAGTTGTTTGCCAGAATTGATGCTGTTGATGCTAGCACTGTCAAACGCGTTGCAAACCGATTTATCTGGGACCAG GACATTGCAATTGCCGCAATGGGGCCCATCCGGGGTTTGCCCGACTACAACAAGTTCAGACGCAG
- the LOC108986459 gene encoding 40S ribosomal protein S19-3-like: MATATTVKDVSPHEFVKAYSAHLKRSGKMELPEWSDIVKTARFKELAPYDPDWYFVRAASMARKIYLRGGLGVGSFQRIYGGSQRNGSRPPHFCKSSGAVARHILQQLQKMNIIDVDPKGGRRITSTGQRDLDQVAGRIVVAP; encoded by the exons ATGGCGACCGCGACGACTGTCAAGGACGTCTCACCTCACGAGTTCGTGAAGGCCTACTCGGCTCATCTCAAGCGATCCGGCAAG ATGGAGCTGCCTGAGTGGTCGGATATTGTCAAGACTGCCAGGTTCAAGGAGCTGGCTCCCTATGACCCTGACTGGTATTTTGTGAGAGCTG cCTCCATGGCAAGGAAGATATACTTGCGGGGAGGTCTTGGTGTTGGTTCTTTCCAAAGGATTTATGGTGGGAGTCAGAGGAATGGAAGTCGCCCTCCCCATTTCTGCAAGAGTAGTGGTGCTGTTGCTCGCCACATTCTACAACAGTTGCAGAAAATGAACATTATTGATGTTGACCCAAAAGG TGGGAGGAGAATCACCTCAACTGGTCAGCGGGATCTTGACCAAGTTGCTGGGCGGATCGTGGTTGCCCCTTGA